A window of Fusarium musae strain F31 chromosome 1, whole genome shotgun sequence genomic DNA:
GCctaagaagaaagaggacgAGAAGGCTTTCTACAAGACCCTGCGGTCGTGGTATCCAGGGAGAACTCGTCTCGCCGACATACCTTATCCACCCCATCCTTCAACAACCGTCCCGGAGGCACTGTGGCGAACCCTTCTGACAAACATCTGGCTCACTACCCATCCTGCACCTGATGCCTGCAGCGGTCACTTTGCAAATTATCTAGCTCGTATCTCTGACTCTGCTTCAGATGCTAAGCATGATCTTCGAGCTAAGCACAAACCTGATCTAGAGGAGGGAGATATCTTTGCGATTGCGGTGGATGATGCTGGGACTGATAGTGTGCTTTTTATAACTGAGAAGGGATATTTGGGACTAGGGCCAGCGCGGACAgaagttggagatgttgtgagTTTGATTGCTGGGGCGCATGTGCCGTTTGTGCTACGAAAGGGAGCTCAAGGGTCGGTTTTGGTTGGGGAGACTTATGTACATGGGGTTATGTATGGTGAGGCTGTGACCAAGGCGGACTTCCAGCCGGCGGTTATCGTATGAGAGATGGGGCGCACTGAGAATGCGGGCCAGGGCAGAGTAATTGGGCTTTTGATAGGGTCTTGAAGAACTGTTGTTGGTTGCCGGTCGCTTACACCATCAAACTAGAGGGTTCGTGGCCGATCCCAGGCCACGGGAGGAACAAAAGAATGTTACAACAGAGATCACATAGCCAAAGGATATTATCAAGTCACGGTTGAAATTCGAAGCTCTACACAAACCCGTATTCATTATCCCACACCATATAATAACTCGTGTAATTACATACATATTACCCATCCTGGTCTCCTGAAGATCACTTGCATCCTCATCCCTCGGAGGCCGAGTAGTCACACGATTAAaatcagcagcatcatcctcGAAGCGGCGCAAGAACTGCCTCCCCTCTCGATCCAACGGCTCGATAGGAGACCTTCTGAAACCACGAGGGTTTTGTTCTGGATGGTATATCACGCCCTGAAGACCATAGACCTGGCCAGTCTCAACGTTGCCAGTGATGACACCCTGAAAGACACCTGGATCGTTGAGCTCCTTCCGGACAGCATCCTTCCTATCCATGGGACGCATTTCGTCCTCGCGTCTTTGGACTTGCTTGAAAGTTGCAGGTCTCTTTTCCAAGTTCATGCGGGTATTGACTGGGATCTCGTACAGACGAACCTTTTCCTCATCATGTCTGCGCTCCCACTCCTTGAAGGTCTTTCCCTCCAGGTTTGCATCTTGTTAAGCATGAGGATATTCTTTCGTGTTGCGAGTGACCTTTGTGGGATCGAAAACAACTTCTTGCGTCTGTTGTTCTACAACCTTGACGGGGATGATGCCAAAAAGACGTTTGAAATAAGCAC
This region includes:
- a CDS encoding hypothetical protein (EggNog:ENOG41); this encodes MPPQRGTFKEWERRHDEEKVRLYEIPVNTRMNLEKRPATFKQVQRREDEMRPMDRKDAVRKELNDPGVFQGVITGNVETGQVYGLQGVIYHPEQNPRGFRRSPIEPLDREGRQFLRRFEDDAADFNRVTTRPPRDEDASDLQETRMGNILMV